From the Limosilactobacillus panis genome, one window contains:
- a CDS encoding ATP-grasp domain-containing protein, with protein MSTNAIYPGSTIGLIAVNRNVGALIAAAKKAGFNVGVYLDHAQPALTKMADFTIVGPYNDKAKLTEFGQDCDAIIYQTPSVDSRVLHFLSQFAVIPQGINGLEIVQDRLMERAFLDQININIAPYVTVVSLDDVYQSIDSIGYPALLKPIQRGIGEQSMMINRQSDIARAGDFINTGTYLLESWIDHTAEYTMTAATDGKDVKIYPLAKLKFAQDRKLIAVETLAVVDDDLLTEMQRIVKSVAASLEYRGVFSLNFYVTATGSLYVKNIELGMTSIANVYDSAANVTQYEEQVRATAGMPLHVIRSLQPTLLMVARYSQEEAIQRQWMLKDNWQFRLFNLSNPDDDSLLGFVWITGSSLTELEEQVDDTEVWTEPLAAQDEQKTEDDNDQL; from the coding sequence ATGAGTACAAACGCTATTTATCCAGGAAGCACGATTGGCTTAATTGCTGTTAACCGGAATGTGGGGGCCCTGATTGCCGCAGCAAAGAAGGCTGGCTTTAACGTGGGTGTCTACTTGGATCACGCCCAGCCAGCATTAACAAAGATGGCTGATTTTACCATAGTGGGGCCCTACAATGATAAGGCCAAACTAACTGAGTTTGGCCAGGACTGTGACGCCATTATCTACCAGACGCCGAGTGTTGACTCCCGGGTCCTGCACTTTTTAAGCCAGTTTGCGGTAATCCCTCAGGGAATCAATGGCCTGGAAATTGTCCAAGACCGTCTGATGGAACGGGCCTTTTTGGACCAGATTAACATTAACATTGCCCCCTACGTAACGGTCGTTAGCCTGGATGATGTTTACCAGTCAATTGACTCCATCGGCTATCCGGCCTTATTGAAGCCAATTCAGCGGGGAATTGGTGAGCAGTCCATGATGATCAACCGCCAGTCGGACATTGCCCGAGCCGGTGACTTCATCAACACGGGAACCTACCTTTTGGAATCTTGGATTGACCACACTGCTGAATACACGATGACGGCGGCAACCGATGGGAAAGACGTCAAAATCTACCCGCTGGCAAAGCTTAAGTTTGCCCAGGATCGGAAGCTGATTGCTGTTGAAACGCTGGCCGTAGTGGATGATGACCTGTTGACAGAGATGCAGCGAATCGTGAAAAGTGTTGCGGCATCGTTGGAATACCGGGGTGTCTTCTCCCTTAACTTTTACGTTACGGCCACCGGCTCGCTGTACGTGAAGAATATTGAATTGGGCATGACTTCGATTGCCAACGTTTACGACAGTGCCGCCAACGTGACCCAGTATGAGGAGCAGGTTCGGGCAACGGCGGGGATGCCCCTCCACGTTATCCGTTCCCTACAACCGACTCTCTTGATGGTAGCCCGGTACTCACAGGAGGAGGCAATCCAGCGTCAGTGGATGCTGAAAGACAACTGGCAGTTCCGTCTCTTTAACCTCAGTAATCCGGATGATGATAGTCTGCTGGGCTTCGTCTGGATTACGGGTAGCAGCCTGACCGAACTGGAGGAACAGGTGGATGACACCGAAGTTTGGACAGAACCCCTCGCTGCACAGGATGAGCAGAAGACAGAAGATGACAACGATCAACTTTAA
- a CDS encoding xanthine phosphoribosyltransferase: protein MQELNEKVEKFGTVLPGNILKVDAFLNHQVDPELMLHIGQEFAKRFAGEGITKIWTVESSGIAPAVMTGLAMKVPVIFARKHKSLTLNKDMYVADVYSYTKKTTNRISISKKYVSPDDKILMVDDFLANGQAVEGMLEIADQAGVKVAGAGIVIEKSFQPGGKELRDRGFRVESLARIKSLANNQIEFDKD from the coding sequence ATGCAGGAATTAAACGAAAAGGTCGAAAAGTTTGGGACGGTCCTGCCGGGCAATATCTTGAAGGTGGATGCCTTCTTGAATCACCAGGTTGACCCTGAACTGATGCTGCACATCGGTCAAGAGTTTGCCAAGCGCTTTGCGGGTGAAGGAATTACGAAGATTTGGACCGTGGAATCATCTGGAATTGCCCCAGCAGTAATGACCGGGTTGGCAATGAAGGTTCCCGTTATTTTCGCACGGAAGCACAAAAGTTTAACTCTGAACAAAGACATGTACGTTGCTGATGTTTACTCGTACACTAAGAAAACGACTAACCGAATTTCGATTTCTAAGAAGTACGTCTCACCGGATGACAAGATTTTAATGGTTGATGATTTTCTGGCTAATGGTCAGGCAGTTGAAGGAATGTTAGAAATTGCTGACCAGGCCGGCGTTAAGGTTGCTGGTGCTGGAATCGTGATTGAAAAGAGCTTCCAGCCTGGTGGCAAGGAACTACGGGACCGGGGCTTCCGGGTTGAATCCTTGGCCCGGATTAAGTCGCTGGCCAACAATCAGATTGAGTTTGATAAGGATTAG
- a CDS encoding glycoside hydrolase family 73 protein has product MARRKGKKRKSGTKTLIWLLVIIALFLGVYAAHHYYRIWNQQRIERQMEHQDREAKRLFIKQVAPEAQAMQNTYHVCASVTIAQAILESQWGTSQLASQYHNLFGIKGTDPSNSKVMTTKEYINGRWIVTKGRFRVYDSWSDSIKDHTKLMLNGTDMNKQNYQDVVNAKNYKEAAEALQKSGYATDPDYAKKLISVIQTYKLYNYDK; this is encoded by the coding sequence TTGGCAAGGCGAAAGGGAAAAAAGCGCAAATCAGGGACGAAGACGTTAATTTGGCTACTCGTCATTATCGCTCTATTCCTGGGGGTCTACGCTGCACATCACTATTACCGGATTTGGAACCAACAGCGGATTGAACGCCAGATGGAGCATCAAGACCGCGAGGCAAAGCGTCTGTTCATCAAGCAGGTTGCTCCTGAGGCCCAGGCAATGCAGAATACTTACCATGTCTGTGCTTCGGTAACCATTGCCCAGGCAATTCTGGAGTCCCAGTGGGGGACAAGCCAGCTGGCATCCCAGTACCATAACCTTTTTGGAATTAAGGGGACAGACCCCAGCAATTCTAAGGTGATGACGACAAAGGAGTACATTAACGGACGTTGGATTGTCACCAAGGGTCGTTTCCGGGTTTATGACAGTTGGAGTGATTCCATTAAGGATCATACAAAGCTGATGTTAAACGGGACCGACATGAACAAGCAGAACTACCAAGACGTGGTCAATGCGAAGAACTATAAGGAGGCGGCTGAGGCCTTGCAGAAATCGGGCTACGCAACCGATCCAGACTACGCCAAGAAGCTCATTTCGGTAATTCAGACTTATAAGTTATATAATTATGACAAGTAG
- the rpsI gene encoding 30S ribosomal protein S9, with protein sequence MAQTVQYRGTGRRKDATARVRLVPGSGKITMNGKAIEDYIPFANLRAIVNQPFDVTKTNGQYDVIANINGGGFSGQAGAVRHGIARALLTVDPDFRDALKKAGLLTRDPRMKERRKPGLKKARKAAQFSKR encoded by the coding sequence TTGGCTCAAACTGTACAATACAGAGGTACTGGTCGTCGTAAGGACGCTACCGCACGTGTTCGCTTAGTACCAGGTTCTGGTAAGATTACTATGAACGGTAAGGCAATCGAAGACTACATTCCATTTGCCAACTTACGTGCTATCGTTAACCAACCATTTGATGTTACTAAGACTAACGGTCAATACGACGTTATTGCTAACATCAACGGTGGTGGATTCTCCGGTCAAGCCGGTGCAGTTCGTCACGGTATTGCCCGTGCCCTGCTCACCGTTGATCCTGACTTCCGTGACGCTTTGAAGAAGGCCGGTCTTTTGACTCGTGACCCTCGGATGAAGGAACGTCGTAAGCCAGGTCTGAAGAAGGCTCGTAAGGCTGCTCAATTTAGTAAGCGTTAA
- the rplM gene encoding 50S ribosomal protein L13: protein MRTTYIAKPGEVDRKWYVVDAKDVPMGRLATVVASILRGKNKPTFTPHVDTGDNVIVINAAQVKLTGKKASKKMYYRHSNYPGGLKARTAGDFRAKEPEKLLETAIKGMLPHNSLGHKMGLKLHVYAGEDHSHAAQKPEALDITNLI, encoded by the coding sequence GTGAGAACGACATACATCGCTAAACCTGGTGAAGTTGATCGCAAGTGGTACGTTGTCGATGCTAAGGATGTCCCAATGGGTCGTCTGGCTACCGTCGTCGCATCTATTTTGCGTGGTAAGAACAAGCCAACATTTACTCCCCACGTTGACACTGGTGACAACGTCATCGTTATCAACGCTGCACAAGTTAAGTTAACTGGTAAGAAGGCATCTAAGAAGATGTACTACCGTCACTCAAACTACCCTGGTGGTTTGAAGGCCCGGACTGCCGGTGACTTCCGTGCTAAGGAACCAGAGAAGTTATTGGAAACTGCTATCAAGGGTATGCTTCCCCACAACTCCCTGGGTCACAAGATGGGCTTAAAGCTTCATGTCTACGCTGGCGAAGACCACAGTCATGCAGCACAAAAGCCTGAAGCATTGGACATTACAAACTTAATCTAA
- the truA gene encoding tRNA pseudouridine(38-40) synthase TruA gives MYRYKITFAYDGANFSGFQIQPHKRTVEQVLKNAVNKIAKHPNPPISVIGSGRTDAGVHALNQVAHFDIPYHLSNDSMRKALNSILPLDILVKKAELVDTSFHARFSAHRKTYRYRVDQGEFVNPFKRNYTAHFKYPLDIARMRNAARDFIGEHDFTSFVASGSQAKSNVRTVEKITINRDPTQNEVVFEFTGNGFLYNQIRIMVAFLLEVGSGQRPVSDVKRVLAAKDRTQARMTAPASGLYLVRVDYGSNGEND, from the coding sequence ATGTACCGTTACAAGATCACGTTTGCCTATGATGGAGCAAACTTCTCTGGCTTTCAGATTCAGCCGCACAAGCGAACTGTTGAGCAGGTCCTAAAAAACGCGGTCAACAAGATTGCTAAACACCCTAATCCGCCGATTTCGGTCATTGGGTCTGGGCGGACCGATGCCGGTGTCCACGCCCTAAACCAGGTAGCCCACTTTGACATTCCTTATCACCTGAGTAATGATTCAATGCGCAAAGCCCTCAATAGTATCCTTCCCTTAGATATCCTGGTGAAAAAGGCTGAACTGGTCGACACCAGTTTTCACGCCCGCTTTAGTGCCCACCGCAAGACCTACCGTTACCGGGTTGACCAGGGGGAATTCGTTAACCCTTTTAAGCGTAACTATACAGCACACTTTAAATACCCCCTTGATATTGCAAGAATGCGGAATGCGGCCCGGGACTTCATCGGCGAACATGACTTTACCAGCTTTGTTGCCTCGGGAAGCCAGGCCAAGAGCAATGTCAGAACGGTAGAGAAAATCACCATTAACCGGGACCCCACCCAAAATGAGGTCGTTTTTGAGTTTACGGGGAACGGGTTCTTGTATAACCAGATCCGGATAATGGTGGCCTTCCTACTGGAAGTGGGGAGCGGCCAGCGCCCGGTCAGTGACGTCAAGCGGGTGTTGGCGGCCAAGGACCGTACCCAGGCCCGGATGACAGCTCCCGCCAGCGGCTTATACCTGGTCAGGGTTGATTATGGATCTAATGGCGAGAATGATTGA
- a CDS encoding energy-coupling factor transporter transmembrane protein EcfT has protein sequence MNNAIVFGSYVPGGSLLHRLDPRTKLFLCVAYVVLVFFANSFVTSAWLTVALLVTMVLSQVGFGLYWRGIRPLMWIILITVAFQILFSTGGKVYWHWGIMSITHNGLVNSMIIFFRFMVIITASTVLTATTPTLRIADALSWYMKPLRVVKVPVNQITLMISIALRFIPTIMEETGKITNAQRSRGMNFAEGNLVRRVRRMVPILIPLFVDSFKRAEELATAMEARGYDPAAPRTHYRQLHWAKRDTISLFLFAVVTVILIGLRIIL, from the coding sequence ATGAATAACGCAATTGTGTTCGGGAGTTACGTTCCTGGCGGCTCCCTCCTTCACCGCCTCGACCCGCGAACGAAGCTTTTTTTGTGTGTGGCATACGTGGTATTGGTTTTCTTTGCCAACTCGTTTGTGACTAGCGCATGGCTAACGGTAGCTTTGCTAGTAACGATGGTCCTCAGTCAAGTGGGCTTTGGACTTTACTGGCGTGGTATCCGGCCTCTAATGTGGATCATATTGATCACGGTTGCTTTTCAAATCCTGTTTAGCACGGGAGGAAAGGTATATTGGCACTGGGGAATTATGTCAATTACCCATAACGGCCTGGTCAACTCAATGATCATCTTTTTCCGCTTTATGGTGATTATTACCGCCTCCACCGTTTTAACGGCGACAACGCCGACCCTGCGGATTGCTGATGCTCTTTCTTGGTATATGAAGCCATTGCGGGTAGTTAAGGTGCCGGTCAATCAGATTACCCTGATGATCTCAATTGCGCTCCGCTTTATTCCTACAATCATGGAGGAAACGGGGAAAATCACTAATGCCCAGCGTTCCCGGGGGATGAACTTTGCGGAAGGTAACCTCGTCCGGCGGGTCCGGCGGATGGTACCAATCTTGATTCCGCTCTTTGTTGATTCCTTTAAGCGAGCGGAAGAATTGGCAACCGCGATGGAGGCCCGGGGATATGACCCGGCAGCACCACGGACACACTACCGCCAGCTCCACTGGGCAAAGCGCGACACCATCAGTCTCTTTCTGTTCGCTGTTGTAACCGTTATTTTAATTGGCTTACGAATTATTTTATAA
- a CDS encoding energy-coupling factor transporter ATPase — MVMAAIELNNVNFTYPNSQRGDTNTLTDINLSIAAGSYTAIIGHTGSGKSTLVSLIDGLLVPSSGQVRVGPVTVTSEAKQADLAHLRRHVGFVFQFPEQQLFAETVAQDVAFGPENLGWSPDEVKAAVKQSIADVGLPEEIGKRSPFMLSGGQMRRAAIAGVLAMKPSILILDEPTAGLDAQSTNQLLALVAKLNAAGTTIILITHQMEQVAAYADQVVVMNHGHLVTSTVPQKLFSNPQLLADNHLAQPVAIKIRKRLQDRGLSLPLSLTLDDLADNLASRMGGVMDE; from the coding sequence ATGGTTATGGCAGCAATTGAGTTAAACAACGTTAATTTTACCTACCCAAATTCGCAGCGAGGCGATACTAATACTCTTACCGATATTAATCTTTCGATTGCCGCGGGAAGTTATACCGCAATCATCGGTCACACCGGGTCGGGGAAATCAACCTTGGTATCGCTGATTGATGGTTTATTGGTACCATCAAGCGGTCAAGTAAGAGTTGGCCCGGTGACAGTGACGAGTGAAGCCAAACAGGCAGATTTGGCCCACCTTCGTCGGCACGTCGGCTTTGTCTTTCAGTTTCCTGAACAACAGCTTTTTGCGGAAACGGTCGCTCAGGACGTTGCCTTTGGACCGGAAAACTTGGGATGGTCTCCAGATGAGGTTAAGGCAGCGGTCAAACAGTCGATTGCCGATGTCGGCTTACCAGAAGAGATTGGTAAGCGATCACCTTTTATGCTCTCCGGTGGGCAAATGCGGCGGGCGGCTATCGCCGGGGTGTTGGCGATGAAGCCGTCAATCCTGATTCTGGACGAACCAACGGCCGGCCTCGATGCCCAATCAACTAACCAGTTACTGGCGTTGGTCGCTAAGCTAAATGCGGCCGGAACGACCATCATCTTGATTACCCACCAGATGGAACAGGTGGCTGCTTACGCGGACCAAGTAGTGGTAATGAACCATGGCCACCTAGTAACTAGTACTGTTCCTCAAAAGTTGTTCAGTAACCCGCAGTTACTGGCGGATAACCACCTGGCTCAACCGGTGGCAATTAAGATACGGAAACGCCTTCAAGACCGGGGCCTTTCTTTGCCCCTTTCCCTAACTCTCGATGATTTGGCAGACAATCTGGCTAGCCGAATGGGAGGTGTGATGGATGAATAA
- a CDS encoding energy-coupling factor transporter ATPase: protein MDGIVLKDITYTYPGATTPALNGLNLTISRNRWTTLIGKNGSGKSTIARLIDGLLVPSQGSITVNGLTVIEKNLSKLHQQVGIVFQNPENQFVGATVADDIAFGLENLQVPRKKMESLIKRSLERVGMTALADAEPGMLSGGQKQRVAIAGILALEPEIIILDEATSMLDPAGRQTILDLISRLRRDSGLTIISITHDPVEMEMADQIVVVGDHHVIENGPAADILQRTALLRKLGVGIPTGQRLRDLLVARGVTVPEQYFTEDEMVKWLWQQLS from the coding sequence TTGGACGGAATAGTTTTAAAAGATATTACATATACATATCCGGGAGCCACGACTCCCGCCCTCAACGGATTAAACCTGACAATTTCCCGTAACCGGTGGACAACTTTAATTGGGAAAAACGGGAGTGGGAAGAGCACCATTGCTCGCTTGATAGATGGTCTCCTTGTCCCAAGTCAGGGGAGCATCACGGTTAACGGCCTAACGGTGATAGAAAAAAACCTTAGTAAACTCCACCAGCAGGTAGGGATCGTTTTTCAGAACCCAGAGAACCAGTTTGTGGGGGCAACGGTGGCTGATGACATTGCCTTTGGCTTAGAAAATCTCCAAGTTCCCCGAAAGAAGATGGAGTCCCTTATTAAAAGGTCACTGGAACGGGTTGGAATGACTGCGTTAGCCGACGCGGAACCGGGAATGTTGTCTGGCGGTCAAAAGCAGCGGGTCGCGATTGCTGGAATTTTAGCATTGGAGCCCGAAATAATCATTCTTGATGAGGCTACGAGTATGCTTGACCCTGCTGGTCGGCAGACAATTCTTGATCTTATTAGTAGGTTGCGGCGTGATAGCGGGTTGACCATTATTTCGATTACTCATGACCCGGTTGAAATGGAAATGGCGGACCAAATTGTGGTCGTGGGCGATCACCACGTTATTGAAAATGGTCCAGCAGCAGATATCCTGCAAAGAACGGCCTTACTAAGAAAACTTGGTGTTGGTATCCCGACCGGTCAGCGCCTACGTGATTTATTAGTTGCTAGGGGGGTCACAGTTCCCGAGCAGTACTTTACGGAAGATGAAATGGTGAAATGGTTATGGCAGCAATTGAGTTAA
- the tnpC gene encoding IS66 family transposase has product MSKSLVEENRELKQQIKALKDQVNKLTAIIKLQQNQMFGKKTEVIESVVDGQQSLFSDDELAQLQDSNVSITEVIEKQTKQVVRHRKAKASGQRTAFLDGLPQVDKTIHLTNTNCPKCHEQMKKIGNHLYSREVRLKPAELYCVNLYQESYKCNDCDEDGKDIIISSEMPQSLLPHSYVSSSILAKVAEYKFALALPFHRQVKLWQAVGLPVSGRQLATNIITVSQTYLRPLYDRLTQLMQGENVIQMDETPFKVIDEAKNTSYFWATKTTSEFSRHHMVIFHYRNTRSGKVIGDIIGQDYPGFIMCDGYGGYSNRLYPNARFGSCLVHIRREFIRITKLLSKEQLKYSKALHAVKLLGAVFHKENGLVYQTEEEKRQQRITHVKPLLDRFYQYLGSITSPQGRLCAAIKNALKLRTRVYRIFENGQIPLSNNSLEGEIRFTTLVRKNCLFAKSIRGAEANAIYYTLVATAKINKLNVYKYFKYLFDRLPNQKSSNIEAFLPWAEEVQRVCRN; this is encoded by the coding sequence ATGAGTAAGAGCTTAGTAGAAGAGAATCGAGAGCTTAAGCAGCAAATCAAGGCTTTGAAGGACCAGGTTAATAAGTTGACGGCGATTATTAAGCTTCAACAAAACCAAATGTTTGGGAAAAAAACTGAAGTAATTGAGTCCGTAGTTGATGGTCAACAATCACTGTTTAGTGATGATGAACTAGCTCAGCTGCAAGATTCTAATGTTTCAATCACGGAAGTGATTGAAAAGCAGACAAAACAAGTGGTGCGTCACCGGAAAGCCAAGGCTTCTGGTCAGCGAACCGCTTTTTTGGATGGTTTACCTCAAGTGGATAAGACGATTCATTTAACTAATACGAATTGTCCAAAGTGCCATGAACAGATGAAAAAGATTGGTAATCATTTGTATAGCCGCGAAGTCCGGCTGAAGCCAGCCGAGTTATATTGTGTGAATTTATACCAAGAAAGCTATAAGTGTAATGACTGTGACGAAGATGGTAAAGATATCATCATTAGTAGCGAGATGCCACAGTCGTTATTACCACACAGCTATGTTTCTAGCAGTATCTTGGCTAAAGTAGCTGAATATAAATTTGCCTTAGCTTTACCCTTTCATCGACAAGTAAAGCTCTGGCAAGCCGTTGGTTTGCCAGTTAGTGGTCGTCAACTCGCAACTAATATCATTACAGTTAGTCAAACATACTTGAGGCCACTGTATGACCGGCTAACCCAATTAATGCAAGGTGAAAACGTAATTCAAATGGATGAAACGCCATTTAAGGTCATTGATGAAGCTAAAAACACCAGCTATTTTTGGGCAACCAAGACGACGAGCGAATTTAGTCGTCATCATATGGTGATTTTTCACTATCGTAATACACGCTCAGGGAAAGTAATTGGCGATATTATCGGACAGGACTATCCGGGCTTTATCATGTGTGATGGCTATGGCGGTTACAGTAATCGTTTATATCCCAATGCCCGATTTGGCTCATGCTTGGTTCATATTCGTCGGGAGTTTATTCGAATCACTAAATTACTGAGTAAGGAGCAATTAAAGTATTCGAAAGCTCTCCATGCGGTAAAACTACTCGGGGCCGTTTTCCATAAGGAAAACGGATTAGTATATCAAACTGAAGAGGAAAAGCGGCAGCAAAGAATTACTCATGTGAAACCGTTGCTTGATAGGTTTTACCAGTACTTGGGAAGTATCACTTCACCACAGGGCCGGCTATGTGCAGCCATCAAGAATGCCTTAAAGCTTCGGACAAGAGTATATCGGATTTTTGAAAATGGACAAATTCCCCTAAGCAATAACTCGCTAGAAGGAGAGATCCGTTTTACAACCTTGGTTCGTAAGAACTGCTTGTTTGCGAAAAGCATTCGTGGAGCTGAAGCCAATGCGATTTATTACACGTTAGTGGCAACAGCGAAAATTAATAAACTAAATGTATATAAGTATTTCAAATACCTGTTTGATCGACTACCCAACCAGAAAAGTAGCAATATTGAGGCTTTTTTACCATGGGCAGAAGAAGTGCAACGAGTATGTCGTAACTAA
- the tnpB gene encoding IS66 family insertion sequence element accessory protein TnpB (TnpB, as the term is used for proteins encoded by IS66 family insertion elements, is considered an accessory protein, since TnpC, encoded by a neighboring gene, is a DDE family transposase.) — translation MLINWHDPDHVYLVCGKTDLRKGIDGLAMVVAENYGLELYDNSLFLFCGSRNDRFKGLLWDGEGFILLYKRFENGHLSWPRYSSEAKELSARQLDWLLKGLNPLPVRKIKAAQPGTFY, via the coding sequence ATGCTCATTAACTGGCACGATCCAGACCATGTTTATCTGGTTTGCGGGAAAACCGACTTACGTAAAGGAATTGATGGGCTGGCGATGGTTGTCGCGGAAAATTATGGACTAGAATTATACGATAATTCTCTGTTCCTCTTTTGCGGGTCACGTAATGATCGGTTCAAAGGGTTACTTTGGGACGGTGAAGGCTTTATTCTCCTTTATAAGCGCTTTGAGAATGGTCACCTGAGTTGGCCAAGATATAGTAGCGAAGCTAAAGAACTATCAGCCAGGCAATTGGATTGGTTACTGAAGGGATTAAACCCGTTGCCAGTTCGTAAAATCAAAGCTGCCCAACCAGGTACTTTTTATTGA
- a CDS encoding ISL3 family transposase codes for MDNSIRTALGIKDTHLELDTNTKEDSIADHGDYIVVHLVQSYPMHCPHCGRLMYKNGIKIVNYHGADLHYKPTVWSIKKQKYICPASPQCPQTVTKLAPVEDVQYRHHIATSIKQRIMMQLVKNESQTDIADDFSVSGWTVRRVINHLDHVFKPNYHWLPRHIAFDDFHSGRFAPSGMSMILVNIENHRTLDIILSRRSSFLRNYFLRYSHRARLAVQTVTVDLYTPYRRLIQELFPHALIIADHFHVVAQAYRALNQTRIKVMNRAGKSSRQWRALKHFWKLLLTPSALLKYDNFWRRRNFGYAQLTDIEVIHRLLAFDDELKQAYQYYQDLILAVNHRSKSALNQLLAIKWTALPQAFQKVQRTLRTHRQEIIASFKYDHYTNGPVEGTNNKIKVIKRTAYGFRNFFHFRVRILISLPNSYIAINWHNKTAHVQGQARAA; via the coding sequence ATGGATAATTCTATCAGAACTGCTCTCGGAATTAAAGACACTCATCTTGAACTTGATACCAATACTAAAGAAGACTCGATTGCCGATCACGGCGATTATATTGTGGTCCATCTTGTTCAATCCTACCCCATGCATTGTCCTCATTGTGGCCGGCTAATGTACAAGAATGGCATTAAAATCGTTAACTATCATGGGGCAGACCTTCATTACAAGCCGACTGTTTGGTCGATTAAAAAGCAGAAGTATATTTGCCCAGCTTCTCCTCAATGTCCACAAACAGTGACGAAATTAGCTCCGGTCGAGGATGTCCAATATCGTCACCATATCGCCACGAGTATTAAGCAACGCATTATGATGCAACTGGTTAAGAATGAATCCCAAACTGATATCGCCGATGATTTTTCTGTTTCGGGCTGGACCGTCAGGCGCGTAATTAATCACCTTGATCATGTCTTTAAGCCTAACTACCATTGGCTTCCCCGTCATATTGCCTTCGATGACTTTCATTCTGGTCGCTTTGCGCCCAGCGGAATGAGCATGATTCTCGTAAACATTGAGAACCATCGAACGCTCGATATCATTCTTTCACGCCGGAGTAGCTTTCTTCGCAATTACTTCCTGCGTTATAGTCACCGCGCTCGTTTAGCGGTTCAAACTGTTACGGTCGATCTCTATACTCCTTACCGCCGCTTGATTCAAGAGCTATTTCCGCATGCTTTAATTATCGCGGACCACTTCCATGTCGTAGCTCAAGCTTACCGTGCCCTGAACCAAACTAGGATTAAAGTAATGAACCGTGCCGGAAAAAGTTCCCGGCAATGGCGAGCTCTCAAACATTTTTGGAAACTGCTCTTAACCCCTAGTGCACTCCTCAAGTATGATAACTTTTGGCGCCGCCGCAATTTTGGTTACGCCCAGCTAACTGATATTGAGGTTATTCATCGTTTATTAGCTTTCGACGACGAGCTTAAGCAGGCCTATCAATATTACCAAGACCTGATTTTAGCAGTTAATCATCGGAGTAAGTCAGCTCTCAACCAACTATTAGCTATCAAATGGACCGCGCTTCCCCAAGCGTTTCAGAAGGTCCAACGCACTCTGCGAACCCATCGTCAAGAAATCATCGCCAGCTTCAAATATGATCATTACACGAATGGTCCCGTTGAGGGTACAAACAATAAGATTAAAGTTATCAAACGGACTGCCTATGGCTTTCGTAACTTCTTCCACTTCCGCGTTCGTATCCTGATTTCCCTGCCGAATTCTTATATCGCCATTAATTGGCATAATAAAACAGCTCATGTCCAGGGTCAGGCAAGAGCTGCTTAG
- the rplQ gene encoding 50S ribosomal protein L17 produces the protein MSYRKLGRTSSQRKALLRDLTTDLIVNGQITTTEARAKEVRKTADKMVTLAKRGDLASRRKAAAFIRNVVADVKEDGDNIRIQSALQHLFEELAPKYADRNGGYTRILKTMPRRGDGAPMVILEFVD, from the coding sequence ATGAGTTACCGTAAATTAGGACGTACAAGTTCACAACGTAAGGCTTTATTACGTGATTTAACTACCGATTTAATCGTTAATGGTCAAATTACTACTACTGAAGCACGGGCTAAGGAAGTTCGTAAGACTGCTGACAAGATGGTTACGCTTGCTAAGCGTGGCGACCTTGCTTCCCGGCGGAAGGCAGCTGCATTTATCCGCAATGTCGTTGCCGATGTTAAGGAAGACGGCGACAACATCCGTATCCAATCTGCGCTTCAACACCTGTTTGAAGAACTTGCTCCAAAGTATGCAGACCGTAACGGTGGTTACACACGGATTTTGAAGACGATGCCTCGTCGTGGTGACGGTGCACCAATGGTTATTTTGGAATTCGTTGACTAA